The genomic DNA CGCGACGCCGCCACCCGCGCGGAAGTGCTGGCCATCGCCGGGGGCGACGGCACCGTGTCGACGGCCGCAGCGATTGCCGTGGAAGCGGACCTGCCGCTGGCTGTGTTCCCTGCGGGCACGTTCAATCACTTCGCCAAGGACATCGGCTGCGACACGGTGGCCCGCACCGTCCACGCCATCCGCCACGGTGAGATCCGGTGCGTGGACCTGGTGCGCATCAACGAGAACCGCATGGTGATCAACACCGCCAGCATCGGCGCCTACCCGCGCTTCGTGCAGACCCGCGAAAAGTACGAGCACCGCATGGGCAAACCGCTGGCAGGCATCTACGCGATGCTGCACACCCTGCGCCACGACACCCCGGTCACCATTCGCTACGACAACAAGACCGTGCAGACGTCGTTGTTCTTCCTGGGCAATTCGGTGTACCTGCCGACGGGCTTTGCCCCCTCGCGCCGCACCCGGATGGACGACGGCCTGCTCGATATCCGCCTGCTCGAGACCGGCAAGCGTTTCGCGCGGACGCGCATCCTGGTGTCGTTGGCGCTCGGCCGGCTTCCTCGCAGCCCGCTGTATCACGAGCTGCAGGTACCGGAGTTCACCTTCGAAGCCGTCGACGGCCCCATCCCGGTGGCGCGCGACGGCGAGGTCAGCGAGGACTTCGAACGGGTGACGTTCACATCGCGGTATCGCGTGCTGCAGGTGTTTCAGCCACGTACCTCGTGAGAGGTAGCGGCTTGATCACCCGGAGCCACAGCACGTACCAGGCGAAACCCAGGGCCCATCCGGCCACGACGTCGGAAGGGTGGTGCACGTTGAGCACCACCCGGCCGACACCGATCAGAACCACCACCACGGCACCGATCACCTTCAGCGGCGTGCGCCACCGCTCCGGCACCATCGGCAACACAATGGTCAGGTACGCCAGCACGCACACCATGACGCCCACCGCATGCCCGGACGGGAACGACGTGCCGTAGGCGTGCACAAACGCCGTGGCGGGCCGGGGGCGATCGGCCAGCTGTTTGGCCACCTCGGTGAGCAGCCCGCAGAGCTCGACGGTCACGATCATGAACACCGCAGCCCGCACGTAGCGGCGGACGAACAGCCAGATGATGAACACGACGCCGGCGATCCGGAACGCCCCCGGGCCCAGGACGGTGCAGAACACGTCCCAGGCGGTCACCCAGGACGGGTAAGTGGCGCCGATCGGGTGCAGTCCGTCCAGGAACCAGGAGTCGACGGCGGCCAGCCAGGCCCAGTCCTGGGTGTAGCCGAGCCACATCGCCACAAAGACCGCCACCGCGGCAATGGCTGCCGCCCCTGTTCGTCGACCCACCCTCACACAGGTATCACAGTATCGCCGTGCCGAATTTGCTCGGAGCCTCTACGATCCCCTTGGTCTACGAAGGGGATGGCAGTGGCGTCTGCAAAATACATGGGTTACCTCGGCGGCGCCGCGGTCGCGGCCGGAGTCGGGGCGGCCATCGCCGTCGCTGGACAGGGCACCGCGTACGCGGACACCGATACGTCCCCGGCGAAGTCCTCGGAGACGGCGAAGTCGGACAAAGCCGAGAAGTCGGACAAGACCGAGACCAAGGACACCGTCACGGCCGTCGACTCCACCGACAAAGACGAAGACCAAGAGGACAAGCCCACGAAGCCGGCCAGGCCGACGTTCGATCCTGCCAAGGCCGTCGCGGATCTGACCAAACAATTCGGCATCGGTAAGCCCATCAAGGCCGAGACCGAGGACAGAGACGCCGACTCAGACGACGAAGTCACCGAAGACGAGGTCACCGACGACGAGGTCACCGACGACGACACCGGCACCGTCGAGGAAGAGACGGACGAGGAGGTCGTCGAGCCCGCCGCGCCCGAAGCCGAGAAGCCGTCGGCTCCCGTCGTGTTCGATCCGCTGGGCGATCTGGCCGACAAGGCCAACGAGGTGGTCGCGTCGCTGACCAAGCCGCTGGCCTCCACCGTCGTCGCCCCGAAAGCCGACACCGACAGCGCGTCCGCCGACCCCGAGCCCGGTCCTGTGCCCTGGAGCTGGAACCCGTTCCGGCCGATGCCTCCGGAACCGGCGCCCAACGACATGCCAGGCGCACTGTGGACCATCGAGCAGCAGGTTATCCAGGCGTTCTCCGGAGTGCCGTTCCTGCAGCCGTTCGTCCGGGAGGGCTACGAAGCGGCCTTCCGCGGCAGCCAGTTCATCCCGTTCGTCAACGCCGTCATCCCGGCCATCAACATCATCGGCCAGCTCCCCAACCTGGCCAGCGGCGATCCCGTGACGTTCAAGACGGCCACCCAGAGCATCATCAACAACCTGATCGTCACGTTCCATCCGGTGTCGGTGCTGTACTACGGGTACGACGAGGTCGCCG from Mycolicibacterium tokaiense includes the following:
- a CDS encoding phosphatase PAP2 family protein; translation: MWLGYTQDWAWLAAVDSWFLDGLHPIGATYPSWVTAWDVFCTVLGPGAFRIAGVVFIIWLFVRRYVRAAVFMIVTVELCGLLTEVAKQLADRPRPATAFVHAYGTSFPSGHAVGVMVCVLAYLTIVLPMVPERWRTPLKVIGAVVVVLIGVGRVVLNVHHPSDVVAGWALGFAWYVLWLRVIKPLPLTRYVAETPAARDTAM